The following are from one region of the Halarcobacter sp. genome:
- the lpxC gene encoding UDP-3-O-acyl-N-acetylglucosamine deacetylase, translating to MRQRTIEKSVEIIGIGLHKGVPVKMRLEPLDSDMGIIFYRVDAGVTIPLKIENVVDTKMATVIGKDGVVVSTIEHLLSAVYAYGIDNLRVVIDNDEVPVLDGSSSGYCMLIDEAGIKELDKSKKAIKIKKDVQVTTEDGKKVALKPSNHIIYDFSIDFEHPVIGEQQFHFDYSIAEYKENISRARTFGFLHEVQYLRSIGLAQGGSMENAIVLDHSKVLNPDGLRYEDEFVRHKILDAIGDMALLGYTLVGEYDAHAGSHHLNHLLTKKLYEDEANYEIIDLEEAQDEAQVFELAYSKVEA from the coding sequence ATGAGACAAAGAACTATAGAAAAAAGTGTAGAAATTATTGGAATAGGGCTTCATAAAGGCGTACCTGTTAAAATGAGACTTGAACCACTTGATTCTGATATGGGAATAATATTTTACAGAGTAGATGCAGGTGTTACAATTCCATTAAAAATTGAAAATGTTGTAGATACTAAAATGGCTACTGTAATTGGTAAAGATGGTGTTGTTGTTTCAACAATAGAACATCTTCTTTCAGCTGTATATGCCTATGGAATTGATAACTTAAGAGTAGTAATTGATAATGATGAGGTACCTGTTCTTGATGGAAGTTCATCAGGTTATTGTATGTTAATTGATGAAGCTGGTATAAAAGAATTAGACAAATCAAAAAAAGCAATTAAGATTAAAAAAGATGTTCAAGTAACTACAGAAGATGGAAAAAAAGTTGCTTTAAAACCTTCAAACCATATCATATATGATTTTTCTATTGATTTTGAACATCCAGTTATAGGGGAACAACAATTTCATTTTGATTATTCTATTGCTGAATACAAAGAGAATATAAGTCGTGCTAGAACATTTGGATTTTTACATGAGGTTCAATATTTAAGAAGTATTGGTTTAGCTCAGGGTGGAAGCATGGAAAATGCAATAGTTTTAGACCATAGTAAAGTGTTAAATCCTGATGGATTAAGATATGAAGATGAATTTGTTAGACATAAAATTTTAGATGCAATTGGTGATATGGCACTTTTGGGATACACTTTAGTTGGTGAATATGATGCCCATGCGGGAAGCCATCATTTAAATCATTTACTTACAAAAAAACTTTATGAAGATGAAGCAAATTACGAAATAATTGATTTAGAAGAAGCACAAGATGAAGCACAAGTATTTGAGCTAGCTTATTCAAAGGTTGAAGCATAA
- the thrB gene encoding homoserine kinase, which translates to MKISVPATSANLGPGFDTLGLAISLHNQVSIKPSKFHSVSLKGEGSNNPVLKDNNMFIAIFNDFYHNLSNRKRHFRFEFTNEIPLSRGLGSSSAVIVSAIASAYAIEGIEIEKEKLLNLALAYESHPDNITPAVMGGFNVATVQDNEVKFINKNMPKSLKAIVVIPNRPISTQLARKALPYKYSKDDTVFNISHSSLLAAAFISEDWKMLKIASQDKVHQKYRMKQMPELFDVQKTALKNGALMSTLSGSGSTLFSIAFNDDAHRIEKELKKRFPHFKVLSRDFDNAGVTVDY; encoded by the coding sequence TTGAAAATATCTGTGCCTGCTACTAGTGCCAATTTAGGACCTGGTTTTGATACTTTAGGATTAGCAATATCATTGCATAATCAAGTTAGTATAAAACCATCGAAATTTCATAGTGTATCATTAAAAGGTGAGGGGTCAAATAACCCAGTGCTTAAAGACAACAATATGTTTATAGCAATTTTTAATGATTTTTATCATAATTTATCAAATAGAAAAAGACATTTTAGATTTGAATTTACAAATGAAATTCCCTTATCAAGAGGTTTAGGTAGTTCGTCAGCTGTTATAGTTTCAGCAATTGCAAGTGCATATGCGATTGAGGGTATAGAGATTGAAAAAGAAAAATTATTAAATTTGGCATTAGCTTATGAGAGTCACCCTGATAATATTACACCTGCTGTAATGGGTGGTTTTAATGTAGCTACTGTTCAAGATAATGAAGTAAAATTTATAAATAAAAATATGCCTAAATCTTTAAAAGCAATAGTTGTTATACCAAATAGACCTATATCAACTCAATTAGCTAGAAAAGCATTACCTTATAAATATTCAAAAGATGATACAGTGTTTAATATATCACATTCATCTTTATTAGCAGCAGCATTTATAAGTGAAGATTGGAAAATGTTGAAGATTGCATCTCAAGATAAAGTTCATCAAAAATATAGAATGAAACAGATGCCTGAACTTTTTGATGTTCAAAAAACAGCATTAAAAAATGGTGCATTAATGAGTACTTTATCTGGTTCTGGTTCAACATTATTTTCTATTGCATTTAATGATGATGCACATAGAATTGAAAAAGAATTAAAGAAGAGATTTCCACACTTTAAAGTTTTATCAAGAGACTTTGATAATGCTGGTGTGACCGTGGATTATTAA
- a CDS encoding DUF448 domain-containing protein gives MTILKRPIRTCVICRGKSPQNELFRLKCEDKKLVPFDNNGRSFYICSDCLSIFENSQNNQKELKRFEKTLCRVCKNKDDYIGQLKEILTHVR, from the coding sequence TTGACTATTTTAAAAAGACCCATACGAACTTGTGTCATTTGTAGAGGAAAATCTCCTCAAAATGAACTGTTTCGTTTAAAATGTGAAGATAAGAAACTTGTACCATTTGATAATAATGGCAGAAGTTTTTATATCTGTAGTGATTGTCTTTCTATTTTTGAAAATTCACAAAACAATCAAAAAGAATTGAAAAGATTTGAAAAAACACTATGCAGAGTGTGTAAAAACAAAGATGACTATATAGGACAACTTAAGGAGATATTAACGCATGTCAGATAA
- the infB gene encoding translation initiation factor IF-2 has translation MSDNVRVYEIAEEAGASSNEVITKAKDLGIELKSPQSAVSFEDAEEIANYIMTGKSSKLKKKPVKPKKVVVKKQSNEEPAKTEVKEEKPSEEPSIKKTVDEDTKTEEVSEKETEVKKDKPVKSVTPNKIVPKRRGLKIVKKKKPKEDISKPINNEITTGDSQPKKAMKSLSEILGGNESEDKKVAQPAAASTQAKTQVKKKEKKRQPAKSHDHGKVIEFEAGNSTEEFKSSSDESLLGEEVVLLDMGLSDTSKLFEDSNNKNNDKNKNQSRASKPAAFGNRPQGLKRGKRKKRIKQVREEVTITEVTIPEDIRVYEFAEACGKSPAEVITVLFGLGMMVTKNDFLKQDELEILGEEFGIEVTVKDALEDVNYVEDYQDEEIDKSNFVTRPPVVTIMGHVDHGKTSLLDKIRSSKIASAEAGGITQHISAYTIKQNNQKITFVDTPGHAAFSAMRARGADVTDIVIIVVAADDGVMPQTEEVISHAKASGCPIIVAVNKMDKETANMDMVKAQMAEREMTPVDWGGDIEFIGVSAHTGMGIDDLLENILLQAEILELEADPKAKAKASVVESSLEKGRGPVATVIVQNGTLRVGDNIVCDTTYGRVKAITNDLGKPVKELGLSETGTILGLNDVPAAGAIMVAQDSDKEAREIATTRAEHARAKELSKSTKVSLEEMSGLIAEGKIKQLPVIIKTDVAGSLEAIKGSLEKIQNEEVKVKVVHAAVGGITESDLVLASASEGCIILGFNVRPTGSVKNKAKADGITINTYSIIYDLIDDVKDALSGMMSAVIREENTGQAEVRDTFVVPKVGTVAGCIVSDGKVVRGGHARIIRDGVVTYTGKISSLKRFKDDVKEVANGYECGIMFEKFNDIKVGDFIETFIQIEEKVHIDG, from the coding sequence ATGTCAGATAATGTAAGAGTTTATGAGATAGCTGAAGAGGCAGGAGCTAGTAGTAATGAAGTAATTACCAAAGCCAAAGATTTAGGGATTGAACTTAAATCACCTCAAAGTGCAGTTTCATTTGAAGATGCTGAAGAGATAGCAAACTATATAATGACTGGTAAAAGTAGTAAGTTAAAAAAGAAACCAGTAAAACCAAAAAAAGTAGTAGTAAAAAAACAGAGCAATGAAGAGCCTGCTAAAACAGAAGTTAAAGAAGAAAAACCTTCTGAAGAACCATCTATTAAAAAAACAGTAGATGAAGATACAAAAACTGAAGAAGTTTCTGAAAAAGAGACTGAAGTAAAAAAAGATAAACCAGTTAAAAGCGTAACTCCAAATAAGATTGTTCCAAAAAGAAGAGGTTTAAAAATTGTTAAGAAGAAAAAACCTAAAGAGGATATTTCTAAACCTATAAATAATGAAATTACTACTGGTGACTCACAACCTAAAAAAGCTATGAAATCATTGAGTGAGATTTTAGGTGGAAATGAATCAGAAGATAAAAAAGTTGCACAACCTGCAGCAGCTTCAACACAAGCAAAAACACAAGTTAAGAAAAAAGAGAAAAAAAGACAACCTGCAAAATCTCATGACCATGGTAAAGTGATTGAGTTTGAAGCTGGGAACTCAACAGAAGAGTTTAAATCTTCTAGTGATGAATCTTTACTTGGTGAAGAAGTTGTATTATTAGATATGGGTTTAAGTGATACTTCAAAACTTTTTGAAGACTCAAATAATAAGAATAATGATAAAAATAAAAATCAATCAAGAGCTTCAAAACCTGCTGCCTTTGGAAATAGACCACAAGGTTTAAAAAGAGGTAAAAGAAAGAAAAGAATTAAGCAAGTTAGAGAAGAGGTTACTATTACAGAAGTAACTATACCTGAGGACATCAGAGTATATGAATTCGCAGAAGCTTGTGGTAAGTCACCAGCAGAAGTTATTACTGTACTATTTGGTTTAGGTATGATGGTTACTAAAAATGACTTCTTGAAACAAGATGAGTTAGAGATTCTTGGTGAAGAATTTGGTATTGAAGTAACAGTAAAAGATGCCCTTGAAGATGTTAACTATGTAGAAGATTATCAAGATGAAGAGATTGATAAATCAAACTTTGTAACTAGACCTCCAGTGGTTACTATAATGGGACATGTTGACCATGGTAAAACTTCATTATTAGATAAAATTAGAAGTTCAAAAATTGCATCAGCAGAAGCTGGTGGAATTACTCAACACATTTCAGCTTATACTATAAAACAAAATAATCAAAAAATTACTTTTGTTGATACTCCAGGTCACGCCGCGTTCTCTGCTATGAGAGCTAGAGGTGCAGATGTAACTGATATTGTAATTATTGTTGTAGCAGCTGATGATGGTGTAATGCCTCAAACTGAAGAGGTTATATCACATGCAAAAGCTTCAGGTTGTCCTATTATTGTTGCAGTAAACAAAATGGATAAAGAAACTGCAAACATGGATATGGTTAAAGCACAAATGGCTGAAAGAGAAATGACTCCTGTAGATTGGGGTGGAGATATTGAATTCATTGGTGTATCAGCACATACTGGAATGGGAATTGATGATTTATTAGAAAATATCTTACTTCAAGCAGAGATTTTAGAACTTGAAGCTGATCCTAAAGCAAAAGCAAAAGCATCTGTAGTTGAATCATCACTTGAAAAAGGTAGAGGACCAGTTGCAACTGTTATTGTACAAAATGGTACATTAAGAGTTGGAGATAATATTGTTTGTGATACTACTTATGGTAGAGTTAAAGCAATTACTAATGATTTAGGTAAACCTGTAAAAGAATTAGGTTTATCTGAAACTGGTACAATCTTAGGATTAAATGATGTTCCAGCAGCTGGAGCTATTATGGTTGCACAAGATTCAGATAAAGAAGCAAGAGAGATTGCTACAACTAGAGCTGAACATGCAAGAGCAAAAGAGCTTTCTAAATCTACAAAAGTATCTTTAGAAGAGATGAGTGGATTAATCGCTGAAGGAAAAATCAAACAATTACCAGTAATTATTAAAACTGATGTTGCTGGTTCTCTTGAAGCTATTAAAGGTTCATTAGAAAAAATTCAAAATGAAGAAGTAAAAGTAAAAGTTGTACATGCAGCAGTTGGTGGTATTACTGAATCTGACTTAGTACTTGCAAGTGCAAGTGAGGGTTGTATTATCCTAGGATTTAATGTAAGACCTACTGGTTCTGTTAAAAATAAAGCAAAAGCTGATGGTATTACTATTAATACATATTCAATCATTTATGACTTAATTGATGATGTTAAAGATGCATTATCTGGTATGATGAGTGCAGTAATTAGAGAAGAAAATACTGGACAAGCAGAAGTAAGAGATACATTTGTTGTTCCTAAAGTGGGAACAGTTGCTGGATGTATCGTAAGTGATGGTAAAGTTGTAAGAGGTGGACATGCTAGAATTATTAGAGATGGTGTTGTAACATATACTGGTAAAATTTCATCTCTAAAAAGATTCAAAGATGACGTTAAAGAAGTTGCTAACGGTTATGAGTGTGGTATTATGTTTGAAAAATTCAATGATATTAAAGTTGGTGATTTCATTGAAACATTTATTCAAATTGAAGAGAAAGTTCATATTGACGGCTAA
- the rbfA gene encoding 30S ribosome-binding factor RbfA gives MELVPEALSTLSDERIRSLPITGVNCKNGKYDATVYFDGSDFSDKEIPGIISALTKANGRIKSYVLSSTGWYKCPTFKFVNDKSLESSKSIEDLFRQIEKEKKS, from the coding sequence ATGGAGTTGGTTCCAGAAGCATTATCAACACTTAGTGACGAAAGAATTCGTTCATTACCTATTACAGGTGTTAATTGTAAAAATGGTAAATATGATGCAACAGTATATTTTGACGGTAGTGATTTTAGTGATAAAGAGATACCAGGGATAATATCTGCATTAACAAAAGCAAACGGTAGAATTAAATCATATGTATTAAGCTCTACAGGTTGGTATAAATGTCCAACATTTAAGTTTGTAAACGATAAATCATTAGAATCATCAAAAAGTATAGAAGATCTATTTAGACAAATTGAAAAAGAGAAGAAATCATGA
- the rimP gene encoding ribosome maturation factor RimP produces the protein MNLEESIEIAVKGCGAELYDIVSLKENDSNIFRIYVTQQGGISLDKCAEISRMISPILDIEEPMQGKYNLEVSSPGIERKLKKPQHYKSSVGEKIKLKDFEKNIIKGEIIAADDNEVKIKTEHGEEIITYDEISSASTYFEW, from the coding sequence ATGAATTTAGAAGAATCAATTGAGATAGCTGTAAAGGGATGTGGTGCAGAACTTTATGATATAGTTTCTTTAAAAGAAAATGATAGTAATATCTTTAGAATATATGTAACACAACAAGGTGGAATATCTTTAGACAAGTGTGCTGAAATCTCTAGAATGATTTCTCCAATTTTAGATATTGAAGAACCTATGCAAGGTAAATATAATCTTGAAGTAAGTTCACCGGGTATTGAAAGAAAACTAAAAAAACCACAACATTATAAATCATCTGTTGGTGAAAAAATAAAATTAAAAGATTTTGAAAAAAATATTATCAAAGGTGAGATTATTGCTGCTGATGATAATGAAGTAAAAATTAAAACTGAACATGGTGAAGAGATTATAACATATGATGAAATATCAAGTGCTTCAACATATTTTGAATGGTAA
- a CDS encoding LysE family translocator: MSLESSLTFFLAILIFGITPGPGVFALLARGMTLGAKQCIPLALGMTISDVIYLIFACLGLATIAHNYAFLFEAIRIFGAVYLFYLGYKMFTAPIEIEEPQKKEKLKKDFILAFVQGFLISASNPKVILFYIAFLPTFLDIKSLSANDIIWVSFLTIVALMIGLMFVSILANKAKQLLKSKKSLKRLNYSAGSIMIAAGSFLLFNKQS; the protein is encoded by the coding sequence ATGAGTTTAGAAAGCTCTTTAACATTTTTTCTAGCAATATTAATATTTGGAATAACTCCTGGGCCTGGTGTATTTGCTCTTCTTGCAAGAGGTATGACACTTGGTGCTAAACAATGTATCCCTTTAGCTTTAGGTATGACAATAAGTGATGTAATTTATTTAATTTTTGCATGCTTAGGATTAGCTACTATTGCACATAATTATGCTTTTTTATTTGAAGCAATTAGAATTTTTGGTGCAGTTTATCTATTTTATCTTGGGTATAAAATGTTTACAGCACCAATAGAGATTGAAGAACCTCAAAAAAAAGAGAAGCTAAAAAAAGATTTTATTTTAGCTTTTGTACAGGGATTCCTTATTTCTGCTTCAAATCCAAAAGTTATACTTTTTTATATAGCTTTTCTACCAACATTTTTAGATATAAAATCATTGAGTGCAAATGATATTATTTGGGTATCTTTTTTAACAATTGTTGCTTTAATGATAGGATTAATGTTTGTTTCAATCTTGGCAAATAAAGCTAAACAACTATTAAAATCAAAAAAATCACTAAAAAGATTAAATTATTCAGCTGGATCTATTATGATAGCAGCAGGTAGTTTTCTTTTATTTAATAAGCAGTCATAA
- the ribD gene encoding bifunctional diaminohydroxyphosphoribosylaminopyrimidine deaminase/5-amino-6-(5-phosphoribosylamino)uracil reductase RibD — translation MKIDDSFYMKLAIDEAWKYQLLTYPNPAVGCVVVKNGEILSIEAHKEAGHAHAEVNALKAAYLKKYPNDLIKMKKTSHDIHEYLIKNHNGFFVDCEVYVTLEPCNHIGKTPACAILLKELKPKRVIIAHKDINKEASGGIDTLKEENIDVTLGCMEKEAYELLYPFIKWNSGSFIFFKMAMTLNGCIDGKISSNQTLAFTHTLRDKIDLMLIGGNTVRVDKPTLDARYIVGRAPNIFIYSKNKVFDNNIPLFKVPNREVIISDDLFKLLDYKFIMVEGTYTLMETLKERIDYIILLISPKIRKGLNALNEIDQDFEIIHENKLGKEKIVYLKRKKVN, via the coding sequence ATGAAAATTGATGATAGCTTTTATATGAAGCTAGCTATAGATGAAGCTTGGAAGTATCAATTATTAACATATCCTAATCCTGCTGTTGGTTGTGTAGTTGTAAAAAATGGTGAAATACTATCAATTGAAGCACATAAAGAGGCAGGACATGCCCATGCTGAAGTAAATGCTTTAAAAGCTGCTTATTTGAAAAAATATCCTAATGACTTAATTAAAATGAAAAAAACAAGTCATGATATTCATGAATATTTGATTAAAAATCATAATGGATTTTTTGTGGATTGTGAAGTTTATGTTACATTAGAACCATGTAATCATATTGGAAAAACACCTGCTTGTGCAATTTTGTTAAAAGAATTGAAACCTAAAAGAGTTATTATAGCTCATAAAGATATTAATAAAGAGGCAAGTGGGGGTATAGACACCCTAAAAGAAGAAAATATAGATGTTACCCTTGGTTGTATGGAAAAAGAGGCTTATGAGCTTTTATATCCATTTATAAAATGGAATAGTGGTTCTTTTATATTTTTTAAAATGGCTATGACTCTAAATGGCTGTATAGATGGCAAAATTTCATCAAATCAAACACTTGCCTTTACTCATACATTAAGAGATAAAATCGATTTAATGTTAATAGGTGGAAATACTGTAAGAGTAGACAAACCAACATTAGATGCTAGATATATAGTTGGACGCGCACCAAATATATTTATATACTCAAAAAACAAAGTATTTGATAATAATATACCATTATTTAAAGTACCTAATAGAGAGGTAATAATAAGTGATGATTTATTCAAACTATTAGATTATAAGTTTATTATGGTAGAAGGTACTTATACTTTAATGGAAACATTAAAAGAGAGAATTGATTATATTATATTACTAATAAGTCCTAAAATTAGAAAAGGACTTAATGCTTTAAATGAAATAGACCAAGACTTCGAAATTATACATGAAAATAAATTAGGTAAAGAAAAAATAGTTTATTTAAAAAGAAAAAAAGTTAATTAA
- the efp gene encoding elongation factor P, with protein MANISMNELKKGLKIEIDGIPYKITEYQHVKPGKGAAFVRCKIKSFLNGKVIEKTFHAGDKCSTPDLQQKTMQYLYDDGEMLQFMDNVSYEQIGLTYDQVGDAEKWIIDGMNVDMMFFNGNAITVEPPAVVELKIVETPPNFKGDSQGGKKPATLESGAVVQIPFHLVEDDVIKVDTKTGEYLEKVK; from the coding sequence ATGGCTAATATTTCAATGAATGAATTAAAAAAAGGTCTAAAGATAGAGATTGATGGTATTCCATATAAAATCACTGAATACCAACATGTTAAACCTGGTAAAGGTGCTGCATTTGTTAGATGTAAAATCAAATCATTCCTAAATGGAAAAGTTATTGAGAAAACTTTCCATGCGGGTGACAAATGTTCTACTCCAGATTTACAACAAAAAACTATGCAATATCTATATGATGATGGTGAAATGTTACAATTCATGGATAATGTATCTTATGAACAAATTGGTTTAACATATGATCAAGTTGGTGATGCTGAAAAATGGATTATTGATGGAATGAATGTTGATATGATGTTCTTCAATGGTAATGCAATTACAGTTGAGCCACCAGCAGTAGTTGAACTTAAAATTGTTGAAACTCCACCAAACTTTAAAGGTGATTCTCAAGGTGGTAAAAAACCAGCTACTTTAGAATCTGGAGCTGTTGTTCAAATTCCATTTCACTTAGTTGAAGACGATGTTATTAAAGTTGATACTAAAACTGGTGAATACCTAGAAAAAGTAAAATAA